The Agrobacterium cucumeris genome has a segment encoding these proteins:
- a CDS encoding amino acid ABC transporter permease: MKGWNWEGFFEYLTNYYLFEGALVTLGLTVFAMTAGLALGFVIAVMRMSKYRFLSGPAYFYTWIFRGTPLLVQLIIIYTGLPQIGIKLTVLQSTLIGLSLCEAAYLSEIVRAGIAAVPKGQINAARAIGMTEAQVMRYIVAPQAFRIIIPPLGNSVNGVLKTTSIASIISMEELLRRTQVLIQEKFLVLELFMVAALYYLAMTTAWELIQRRIEKRFGKAYGPMSTDVH; the protein is encoded by the coding sequence GTGAAGGGTTGGAACTGGGAAGGTTTCTTCGAATATCTGACGAATTATTATCTGTTCGAGGGCGCGTTGGTGACGCTCGGCCTCACTGTTTTCGCCATGACGGCGGGTCTGGCGCTGGGCTTCGTTATTGCGGTGATGCGCATGTCGAAATACCGGTTCCTGTCCGGGCCGGCCTATTTCTACACCTGGATCTTTCGCGGCACCCCGCTTCTGGTGCAGCTCATCATCATCTATACCGGTCTGCCGCAGATCGGCATCAAGCTGACGGTTCTGCAATCAACGCTGATCGGCCTGTCGCTCTGTGAAGCGGCCTATCTGTCGGAAATCGTCCGGGCGGGCATTGCCGCGGTTCCGAAGGGCCAGATCAATGCGGCCCGCGCCATCGGCATGACCGAGGCGCAGGTGATGCGGTACATCGTTGCGCCGCAGGCTTTCCGCATCATCATTCCGCCGCTCGGCAATTCCGTCAACGGCGTGCTCAAGACGACGTCGATCGCTTCGATCATTTCCATGGAAGAGCTTCTGCGCCGCACGCAGGTGCTCATTCAGGAAAAGTTCCTGGTTCTCGAACTCTTCATGGTCGCAGCCCTTTATTACCTCGCCATGACGACCGCCTGGGAACTGATCCAGCGCCGGATCGAAAAGCGGTTCGGCAAGGCCTATGGCCCCATGTCGACTGACGTGCATTAA
- a CDS encoding amino acid ABC transporter ATP-binding protein codes for MIELQSVNKWYGPNFQVLTNCSLNVAKGEVVVICGPSGSGKSTLIKCVNALETIGNGVITVNGVEVTDPKTDMPKLRSRVGMVFQHFELFPHMTILENLCIGQEKVLGRSPAEALAKANALLERVGLTAHARKYPGQLSGGQQQRVAIARALAMDPVAMLFDEPTSALDPEMINEVLDVMVSLAQEGMTMMVVTHEMGFARKVADRIVFMDGGEIVEIGEGDSFFTDPKTERARSFLSKILAH; via the coding sequence ATGATCGAACTACAATCCGTCAATAAATGGTATGGCCCGAATTTTCAGGTTCTGACCAATTGCAGCCTGAATGTCGCCAAGGGGGAAGTCGTCGTGATCTGCGGGCCTTCCGGTTCCGGAAAATCGACCCTGATCAAATGCGTCAATGCGCTGGAGACGATTGGCAACGGCGTCATCACGGTCAACGGTGTGGAGGTGACAGATCCTAAGACCGATATGCCGAAACTGCGCTCCAGGGTGGGCATGGTGTTTCAGCATTTCGAACTTTTCCCGCATATGACGATCCTTGAAAATCTCTGCATCGGGCAGGAGAAGGTTCTGGGCCGTTCGCCGGCGGAAGCGCTTGCCAAGGCCAATGCCCTTCTCGAACGGGTGGGGTTGACGGCGCATGCCAGGAAATATCCCGGGCAGTTGTCGGGCGGTCAGCAACAGCGCGTCGCCATTGCCCGTGCGCTGGCGATGGACCCGGTCGCCATGCTGTTCGATGAGCCGACATCGGCGCTCGATCCGGAAATGATCAACGAGGTCCTCGACGTCATGGTCTCGCTCGCGCAGGAGGGCATGACGATGATGGTGGTGACGCATGAGATGGGTTTTGCCCGCAAGGTGGCGGACCGCATCGTCTTCATGGATGGCGGCGAAATCGTCGAAATCGGTGAGGGCGACAGTTTCTTCACCGATCCGAAGACGGAGCGTGCCCGCTCCTTCCTGTCGAAAATCCTGGCGCATTAG